In Coffea eugenioides isolate CCC68of chromosome 4, Ceug_1.0, whole genome shotgun sequence, the genomic stretch TGTGAAACCAAAAGATTGAATCAAAAGCTTCCGACCAAGGTAACTCATCCTTCCCATGATAGACAAGTTCCCCTAGTGCCATGTCCACACCCATCTTTTACTCTTCCCCATTCTCTCAACCCAAAGATTTGTCAAttctaatttcttttgtttctcataATCCTTAATATTCCTCCAGGCAAAGCCCAACACCCTTTTGCCTCCCTTTTCTGAATTCCTAACCCATCACACTACATAacacttgttttttttttttttgtctttttctattcattttatgatgaattcgAGTTTGGTTTTTTGATTCATTGGAGAAGGAAGAGGAGATGAAGAGCCTGGTAACGAGAAAGAAGAGGATGAGATAAGTTTGgtgcatttttttcttatttgttgGATCTTTTGCAACTTTGTCGGGTGTTCTCAAAGGCATTGccagtttttatttatttttgcacccactttttttttttgtttcttttagttttattctttgttttcttttcaagCTTTAATTAATGACTGCCGTGGAAAGAGGGGTATTTTTGAAAGATTGAGTTCGATTTTGACAACTCATAGATTGGTGGGCTGGGGCATTTATGTTACGTGACTTTATGGCTCAAGGGGCTAACTGTTATTTTTCAGAGTTCTGGGGGAATGTTGATAGTTTGGCCAAAGCACAAGAGAGGTGGATGTAAGTAACCCACTTATATATAAAAGTAATTTTTGAATCAAAAAATGATAACAATGATAAGGGCTTTTCAATTTTATGCCCTAACAAGGGCACAGGGTGAAATATGaaacttttagtttttttatgaaaaatgtTCAAATTTATTATTTGAATGTGTAAACAATTTTAGGAGTGTAGATAAGATCAGACATTTCTGATAAACCCAATTTCTTTTGTtgtattcctttttttttttttttttttccaaaatagaAAAAGCATATTTTGCAAGAAACCCCTATTTCAAGGACCAACCTTGGGAGAGGGGCCAGAGGGCAAAAGGAGGGAGGGGGGGGGGCGAGAGCTTTGGATACTCATATTTTTAAACTTCTTTGTATTTTAAGTTATTTGCCTTCCCggcccaaaaattttttttttaaccaataTTATGCTGATTCAAAAGTGTGTGTGCATATGGATTTCGCTCTCTCAAACTAAAATTTCTGATTTCGTCCCTGCCCTATctacataaaaaaaattctcaaatttTATTACTTGACAAAACCTATATTAGagtatttcaaaaattttaaattcttttaccTTTAATGGAAAATAAAATTATCAGTGGGACTGCGggagagagaagagaagaaTGAATCTTGGTGGGAGAAATAACTGatgaaaaattttaattttttttttgccaaatagTCATTAATTCATGGGACGCGTGTCAGCTAAAGAATTGATAGGTGTGTAATGGAAAGTTCTGTAACAGAAAACACATTCCCTGACATTAAGTTTACGAGAAATTGAATCTAAAGGCCGTTGTGGCATGTTGACTCTTAAGATTTTCGAGATTACTAACTTCCTAACGGATTCTAGATTGAATTGGGAGAAAAAAAATCAACGTCATGCCGACTGCATTCCATATATACCCGGAATAGTTCCATCTGATCATATATATGTGATCCCATCGAACCATCcatgtgtatgtatatatatatatatatatatatttggataAATTACATGTAATTTTTTTGTGGTTTCATCTATTATCACGTGAACTTCCTGATGTTTCAAAATGTTTACTTTACCtcctataattttatataaagtaaaaaatttattaaaaaataactatATAACGTCGTTAATTGAAATATCGATAATACTTTTATTTAAATGCTAAATTAATCAACAGCTTAATCACTTTGTATAAAAGTATAGAAAAGTTACAttgataaatacaaaaatcacaAGGAggtaaaataaatatttatacaaattaTAAGGGGGTTACATGGATATCAAGATTTTATTACACGACTTTTAAAGTGCATTTAATAGAAATATTATAACTGATTGTGCATTCCatccatttttcactttacataaaacTACAGGGGGATCATGGGctattttaaaactttagggGGGCATCtgacattttataaaatttcaAGGGAGCAATAAGTAATTAATCcttttttaagtatatatatattataattttttaattattttttaagaCATCTCACTTACAATCCCATATATATGTaggttttatatatataatgtgtaaatgaaatgaaagccGCACTAAGCCACATGATTCCAAACTCTTGGGGCAGTACCAGAAAACACAAAGTCCAatcctttttgtttttatatTACAAGACAAGAACTTGAATACAATTCCCACTAGTGGTCAAATGTAGAAGAGTACAAAACAACGACCTACACAACAAACAAACATCTAAATCAGCTAAACAACTCCAATTTTTAATTACTCAACCCGAAATATGATTGGCGGCAAATTGATTCTTCAAGCTACTGGTTTGTGACAATTGAACGGCTCAATATGGAGGAAAAAACTCGAAAATCCATGGCCATGATGAATCAGGGAAATTCTACGGTACCGTTGGTTTAATCTATTATCTAATTAATCAGTTATAGTATCGAAACAAATCTCCCTCTATATTGTTCAACTGGAAAAATACAACCTTTTACTACTATCATCCAATGGTGTGGTATAAATAACTATCAGTTATCCACGTTATTTTTCGAggttttttgaattatttattcTTTAATAGGTTGTAGCCAATGCTTATCTATTACTGTACTAGTTTACTTGAAATGTCCAAATACGGTACGAAAAAGTTTGGTTAAATTATGAATATCCAAAAGCCTGTCTaagtaaaattttttactttaatGTTTTCTATAGGTAATAAAAACCTTAGTTAAACTAATTTATCAATAAGCCTCTCTAAgtaaaaatttttactataatgTTTTCTTTAGTTGCAAATGACAAATAGCCGATATTTTTGTCATTTGCCAAATATTTTTGTACATAAGATGATAGTTATAAAtgtaaataaatggtttaacaaACTGATAGGTATATATATCTAACTACTTTATAAAGATAATATGGCATATTTTTCCCGTTAACTATGttatacaaataaaaatttttactCATTGTCTTATTATAAAAAAGTATCAAAAAAGTTTTTCCCTTATCTTTGCAAATTACACAgaatttttgccaaattttaaCTAGTTCCAAATTTAGCAAACAAATAATAAACACAAAATTGAAATGTGATTGCAAAATATTTTAGAGAGTTTTCTATAACAATAACAATTTTAAATGctttcttttaaaatttaaattatatttaactaTTTTGTAGTTCCCATCCATAGCATGGGACATAAAGCTAGTATAAGGTAAGCTAAACATCTGTGACCCCTACTAGTGGGAATTTAGTTATGGCAGGTTTTATTAGGCCATTGAATGGGACTGCGCAATTTCCTAGGTGGGGAGGATAGTAAGTTAATGGCAATTATtgaaagcttttttttttctggttcaaatagaaacttttACGAAGGGGAAATAGCAAAAACGAGGGTTTTAGAGTCAAATAAAAAATCTCATAATCACCTGAGAAACAATTAAACTCATAAATTTGAGAACACGTGTCGTGTGCGTGCGCTTTTATTAttactagttttatttttaggGTTAAAGGGAAAGTATAAAAAGTGACAACAAATGTTTACGCCAAACCCTCTTCTcactttatatacatatatatatagtataaaTCGATGTCAATGAAATTATATTGAGGAGTTGaataaaaattacatttaaCTTTATAAAGGTGAAATAGAAATAATTAAATCTTAAAGGGTGTAGCTGAtaataaagtgaaatttttggagTGCAGAATGACCGTCAATCCATCAAAaagagaatgaatgaatgatgcCTATTAATTTGCCTTGatgaaaacgaaaaggaaaaatatctcTCTTTCTAGAACGAAACAGAAAACGTCGTTCCCAAGTGTGTAAGCCAACAAGCAGACACGTGTGAACCAACGTTATTATACCCAAGCGGCAAAGCCCTTTCCTTACGTATGAACCAAGCAAAGAACCACTGTTCACACAAATCTCAACAACATCGAACAACAAACTCTACCCTACACCTTCACTTACCCAATCATTACCTCCCCAAAGCGCGCAAGTTTCTTCCCCTCTTCTCCGGTATTTCTCAgctttcattttgaaaagaacTTATCCCACTATCCTCCCCTAAAGGTTTAGTCAATTTTCATTTTACAATTCTACCCCTCGAGATATATAATTTTTCGCAAGAATTTATAGGAAATACATCATTTGAGCATGCTTTTATACAACGTACATGGGAGGTACGAGAAGCATGTAAGAGGCCAAAACAATAAccatttgggaaaattaaagttaACAACAGTCGCAGTTATTCCAAAAACATGGATAATTTATCATCTATATGCACTTTCAAGCAAGACATCACTACCAGTAACAATTAATTTGCATTACGACGAGCTTTTATTAACAACTAATGTATACATTGAGAAGGTACTTTATAAACTGTCTATCAACAAAAGACATACTCGCATTACATACTTAGTGGTAATACGAAATACTAGCCAGTGGCATTACATGAAAATTCATAAACTACATTGATTTTTATTATCATTTGTCAACCAAAATGGATTTCCTGAATATGAGAACAATTAGCAACTTTAAAATGTAAAACGTGTGCGTAAAAGTTTTTGGTGAGAAGTACAATTGACAAAAACATGAGGGGCACATTAAACTACAAAATTAGATTAGTCCttttcaagaaagaaagaagccagcagttttttactttttttatgaTCAGATTTCCTCAACCACTCATCATCATCCTCTCCTATTTAGTCTCCTATTTACGCTCCAAATATTATTGCTTTTCCAGTTTCATTCCTTCATTTCTAAAACCCAACACCCCTTCTTCTCTCCCTCTCAAATTCTGAACAGTTTTCCGCaaagccaaaaaagaaaaaaaaaatgcagcccAGCCCAGTTATCTCACTCTCTCCAGCTCCCAGTTTCACTAGCTACTCTTCTAGCCGACTTGCAGAAATCGCTGCTCGAGTCGTGGAAGAATTCCGCGCCGAAAACCATGATTATGGTGGCTATGGCGAAGATTATGGTGGTGCTGATTCATTTCTTACAGATTATGAGGAAAGTTTATGCGAAAATGGGTTCCACTTTCGCGATAAACTTATGATTGACGAGGGAAAAAGTACTGATAAGAATGGTGGCGAAGATGAGGAGGATGAAGAAGAATTTGAGTTTGCTGTTGTTGGCCGGGATTTCATTTCGTCCCCGACTCCGGCGGATGAAATTTTCTATAACGGACAAATCCGGCCTTGTTTTCCGCTTTTTAATCAGGATTTGTTGTTAGACGGCGCTGAGGACGAGAAAGAGGCGGTGGGTTTTACTCATCAGAAGCCTCCTAAGGAAGTTCTGCGGCCTCCGGCAACGGCGGCAAGGAGGTTGCCGTTGAGGAAGCTTTTTATAGAAGACAGAGACCCTCCGTCGTCGTGTTCATCCTCGGAAGCTGACGAGCTCGACGGAGTTCAGCCTGATAGTTACTGCGTGTGGAACCCGAAAATGGCAACGGCAGCGGCCGGGGCGGAGGAAGGGAGGTGCAAGAAGAGTAGTTCCACCGGTTCGTGCTCGTCTAAGCGGTGGAAGCTTCGGAACCTTCTTCATCGGAGCAACAGCGACGGGAAGGACAGTTTCGTCTTTTTATCTCACTCAGAAAGTAGAAACGCCAGGAAAAGAGAGGGAAATAtggagaaaattgaaaagttgtCAGGGGTTGCACCGGAAATTCCTAAGTCGGCTGCGGGAAAAGTTGCACCGGAAATTCCTAAGGCGGCGGCGGGAAAAGTTGCGCCGGTGACTGCGGTGTATGTGAAGAACGACGGTGAACGGCGGCGGATGTCGTTTTTGCCGTACCGGCAAGATTTGGTGGGGTTTTTCTCAAATGTGAATGGCCTGAGTCGGAATTTACATCCTTTCTGAACGGAATCGGAGTTTTGTGCGTGTTAATTTAGGTGATTAGTGGTGTGATTAGTGTGTGTGTAAATATGTGGATataaatttttttccatttctatttaatttttgcaatttattaaaattcttgaatttctatccccaaaaagaaaaaaatcttgAATTATTCAACAAGTTGGTTACCCCAATAGGCCATTTTGGCCTACAATTAAGCTCTTTCTTTTTTGCTCTgttttccctttcatcatttctGGAATCTACAATCCCATTTTCTATGccaagttatttattttctgaCTAATTATAATTTCACTCGTGACAATAATATTATAATGCGTGACCTACTTCTAATTGCGAAAAAAATAAGACGTAAAAATAACAGTGTGAAGTCGGATGGTGAAATTGGAAGTTAAATTGTAATCTACCATTGAagatttattttaatttgaatTTCTCTTCTTAAAACTAAAATTAGATTCTCAATAATTTGCTTTCAGTATATTTGATAGCCAACTTTGAGCACCAaattttgggtttttcttttctcttgttttccaGTTTGGTTATTTTGTAGGGATATTGTGGGTCCATAGGAGAAGCGTGTCTGCGGCATTAAGAAAGGGAACTGACTGAGAATGTTTGCTGCAAGAAATTGGAAGTATGGAATCAGACTTGGATATGAGAAACTTCCAACTGAGCTTCATTTATGACCATCTGAACAAGAAAAGCTTTGCACAGAATTTGGAATTGCTTAAATAGGTTTGGCCTTTTACACTAACATATTTAAAGTGTTTATACATTTTTAGAAAGtataaacaataataataaagatCATGCAATTCCTCGATAGGAAAATCCTATTCTAAACGATATATGACTTATATTATATTCCACTTTcagaattttagaaatttttatatttatatgtatCACTTAAATATATCGCGATTTTCAGTCATCTTTTATAAGTGAATTCTACTCACTATGTCGCTTGCTTGTATACAAGATTTGGTCCATCTCACTATTTTTTTGACTAAAAATTAAAGTGAAATTGAAACAAGAAATTGATAAGATAATCAATTGGGAGCAAGGGACTTTTATCAAGATGTATCATTGTAGCTGTAGTCATTTCCTTTCTAGAaggattttattgttgtggctTTCAAGAAAAGAAGATAGTTGTGATGGTAATATTCTTGTCAACATAAACGTGCATGGTGTATTTATCTTTCGCATGCTTATGCTAAAAAAGGGATATTATTACTTTAAATGGTTTTTCTATGACTGAAATTGTCATTTTATGACTGTGgctataattaaaataattcaAGTTTTGAACAATTTGATGAACTTGATCATCTTACTAAAATATATAATTGTATATTGGACCCCCAAAAATCCCAAAGGCACATTATATTCTCGTTCAAGAAACTATTCAAAACTGATCACATTGATTTTTGGAAATCATGAATATGAACAGAAATGGATAACCAAATACATTAGTTTGTGTCCTCTCGCCTCCATATCTTTTACAGCGATTACATATTTTATCCTGATATATGTAAGGATTCTTCTATTATGTGTTTTTAGGGCACAAGATAAAAGATGAATCTAATAACGCTACTTtttgtctacaaaatttttggattgtgatttttcgTAGAAAATTTTTTCGTTTTCtgtgaatatatttttcaatcatcctTTTACCTTATATACATCAAATTGATAcagtatattttttaataaaaactcttaaaaatagcaattcaaacgaGCCACCtttgaaaaaaatatcaaaatttttaaaataaagtaGACATAATTTAAAGAGTGGATGATAatccaagaaatttttttgtgtaccgctccccccccccccccccccagctttttttttttttttttacttttattctaTTATCCTAGGGCATATAATtggaaaaatatagaaaaaaatattttgatgtTAACGAGGAAGTAGTTTGCTTATTTTTCATACTTATATGCCTTCCTGACTCATGAAACAACCATGACTGATAGCAAAACCTAGACCAAGAATTCCATGATACAGCCAATGTGGGCTTTATTGAAATCTTTCATATGCACTTTAAAAGCTTCTAATTACTGTTTTTGGTGTTATCTCTTAGGTACCTTGAACATTTATTCGTGTAGTACTATCACAAAAAGTCAAAAGGGGAGCCAATAACATCTATTTAGCTAACTTTCTCCACTTCTCTTGAAATGGACTGATGATTACTTGGAGAATGGAACAAAAAAAGGTTATTGGTACCAAGTCAATGCACTATGGAGAGGGCAAAGAAAACAGGGAACTGATCACTGACTAATACACAAAAACGATCTTTAATTTGACAAAGAAAGCTATTAATGAAAGTAACTTTGATTTGTATCCCTttctagaaaataaaaataaatgaaagcgACTTTGATTTGTATTCCTTctagaaaataaaaatcctGGTTTTATACGTCATGATGCAGTTGAAAACGATGATTCGAGAAGGACGTTAATGAATTATGAGAAATATTTAACTCCTTGAAAGACTAACTAAAGACTAATTATATCTCAGTTATCATGAAGAATTTACTTAATCAGTCTAAACCATTTTCAagcaaacaaatcaaaatggaAGTATAAACTCCATTTAAATCTTATTTAATCTAAATCTGTATTTCTGCTGACAACGACATAAAATTGATTGAGAATTAGGGTGCTGATTAGTATACAACCATGCCAAATATTAGAGTTAGGTTACCTAACCTATGTACATAAAACCAAATTGTAAGCGTTAAgtacttttaaaattttaaagcTATGATTAAATTGATTTCTTCCCCAGAGTCAAGGAAAGGTAACTCCAAAAGAGTATAATGCCATAAAATTGTTGATTTGAAATATGAAAAGAAATGGAGTTAGTGACTTTTAAAGGTGTAATCCAAAGATTTAACTCAAAAAGTGAAAAAGGTGCAAGAGTTAAGGCGAAAATTGCAATCTATCTGCCGTACTTTTGCATCCCTTTCATATTCGCTACTATTTTTAACAGTTTGTCTAAGACTAACGGATGTCTCATGGATActtgttaaaatatatttcaagtgtttaatttttagaaatataaaattaattataaaaagtGTATAAATGTAGGAGAAAGTAGCAAATGTtagtgtatgtatatatatagtagGTTAAGTGAAATGTAAGTGTGTTAAAAAATGCTCATAAGTCACCCATTAGTTAACCCTGTATTCAAGGACTGTCCATTTTGCATAGCTGTTTTTAGATTCTGCTCTTCCGAAGTTTTAAGTTTGCATTGCTTtcatttggtttcttttttcctttggtACCACTTGGTAATatccttttttatttgttttagcagtttttttttttatgtaacaTCCAAATCTTACCTCAAGCTTTGAAGGGCCATTAGGCTTAGCCAAAAGCCCAGACCTATCCCtgaaagtatttttttttcaaccaataaaaaagaaagaaaaataatgtttcttttcataaaaaaaatttcgaatTATAGTATGTTGGTTCGGAATAACTACTAGGTATGTTTAGTAGTTGTTCCCTAACCAATGAAAGAATTTCACGTGGACATATAAGTGGCTCATTCCATTTGATTTCATGTAACATGTCAAGTGAATCCCACATGTAAATTAGCAAGTGACATTCTTGTATGTTTACGTGAAACTTTTCTTCTATTGGTTCTCGACCAACTATTAAGCATGTCTAATAATTGTTCTAAACTCACATAAAATTTCTCGTTTCTTTTGGTTGGCAACTCTAGTTTGTGCTATAATGGTTGGATTTTTCTCCATCCTCTTAAGTTTTAATAGATTCTGCTTCTAATTGGTGAAGCAAGATATATAGAACATCCGTGATAGTGCAAAAATTCATGAGTTATTAAGCAAATACTCCCTAGAAATAATTGTGgatatatttttgttttatgatattCATATAAGCAACTCTTGGTGACCGGAATCGAACACACTCACTCAAATTTTTTTCACTGTTGTTATGAaattttgaaagtgaaaaaaattgTTTCATTGACTCTCTTGCCCTTGTTGGAagcatttattttcctttcttatGGTGAAAATGTCTTCGGCTTTAGTTTGGTTCAAGataatgactttttttttttattttgaggtGGCGATAAACATATTTAAGGAATTAACGGTTAGTAGCATTTTCTCAAAAGTCCTGTTCAATTCTTTCTTAAAAAAAAGGATAGATATTTGGCATAATTTGCTATGACAAACTATTTTATTCAGTAAAACACATTTTGTTTATATAGGTTGAACAGTCAAAGATTAAGGGCTCGTTTGGAGTTGCAGTAACTTATTGAAAAGTACTTCTCTAATAAAACTTTTAATAAAAGCATTTATTAAGTGTTTTTAAATATACTGTTGGAGACATAGTTCAATAAGTGTTTATTGTATTGAATAGTGttcaatttgaaaattttaaatgtatttatctatttatttagtttataatataggataaaaatgattaaaattaaaattttattttttaaaatacaaaagTTACTTTAAAGGTATTAAATTGAGCTTTTGGTAAAAGTACTTTTCACACCAAAAACTCTACTTctaattttatggaatgatattCATCAAACGTcttaaaagtgtttttttttttttatcaaaaacaTCACAATCCCAACGGGCCTAAAActaaatacatatatatttcaTTAAGTAAATATTATCCAAAAAAgttcataaatacattttctcTTGCTAATACCTACAGATTTCACTTTTTGCCTTGACTAAAAGAGTGGAAAAGACTAAAATCATAATGATTATTCAATTCACATTTACCAAATCCAATCCAATCGTAGTTATAATAAGTAAATGATGAGAAGAAAATGAATCCACTTCTGCTTCATTTTCCAAGGTCACTGGTGGGAATGGGATTGGTGAATAGATGTGTCAGTGGGATTTTTTCCATGGAAATTTTGGGAAAAGACGTGCATATGGTTGAATGGAACCACTATTCGAAAGGCAGCAGCTGAAAGAAACAAATGGTGCTGTCTAAATCTTTCCAATCAAACCTCCAATTTTCCCATTAACTATCACTTTACATGTTTTAGTAGGGTCCCAATTTTAGTTGGTGCCAAAAGTTTAGGCACCGTTTGCTTGcttttctgttttgttttctaaaaattctcatGGAGAATGATTTCCCTTGATTGTCACTAAGTTGTCAAACCTAGTAGTTGTAGATGCGCTAAAGACGAAAATAGTTATAGTAcattttttgggataatttcataaaccctcccttgagatttctcAAGATTGCagtcacctttcttgagatttgaaaaattacacttatcTTTCTTGGTGTTACGAAAAAATTATAATAACTTTAACAACTCTACAAATTCTAAGTGAAAAGTGAAtgtaaaggaaaaagaaagctgtattttacaaatatttctttattcaaaaactCTAACTTCATCTCACTTAATACA encodes the following:
- the LOC113768050 gene encoding uncharacterized protein LOC113768050; amino-acid sequence: MQPSPVISLSPAPSFTSYSSSRLAEIAARVVEEFRAENHDYGGYGEDYGGADSFLTDYEESLCENGFHFRDKLMIDEGKSTDKNGGEDEEDEEEFEFAVVGRDFISSPTPADEIFYNGQIRPCFPLFNQDLLLDGAEDEKEAVGFTHQKPPKEVLRPPATAARRLPLRKLFIEDRDPPSSCSSSEADELDGVQPDSYCVWNPKMATAAAGAEEGRCKKSSSTGSCSSKRWKLRNLLHRSNSDGKDSFVFLSHSESRNARKREGNMEKIEKLSGVAPEIPKSAAGKVAPEIPKAAAGKVAPVTAVYVKNDGERRRMSFLPYRQDLVGFFSNVNGLSRNLHPF